The proteins below are encoded in one region of Eubacterium sp. 1001713B170207_170306_E7:
- a CDS encoding response regulator transcription factor — protein sequence MESINILIVEDDVNISNMLMDLLTHSGYGADTAYSGTEALLCLEKKSYHLILLDLMLPGMSGEEVLKSLRQTSDTLVIAVSAKDDSSTKINLLKGGADDYITKPFNNEELLARIEALLRRNSGNAGASGKTLAYKGLTLNPSTYEVYLNGQPLSLTKREYKILELLMQNPQRVFSKNVIYETVWDDLFLGEDNAINVHISNLRQKLAKIDPDEAYIQTVWGIGFKMK from the coding sequence ATGGAATCCATCAATATTTTAATCGTCGAGGACGATGTCAACATCAGTAACATGCTCATGGATCTGCTGACGCACAGCGGCTATGGGGCGGATACTGCCTACTCCGGCACCGAGGCCCTTTTGTGTCTTGAAAAAAAGAGCTATCATTTAATTCTTCTGGACTTAATGCTCCCCGGAATGAGCGGCGAGGAGGTCCTCAAAAGCCTGCGACAAACCTCGGACACCCTGGTCATCGCCGTTTCCGCAAAGGACGATTCCTCTACAAAGATCAACCTGCTCAAGGGCGGCGCCGATGACTACATCACCAAGCCCTTTAACAATGAAGAGCTTCTGGCCCGTATCGAGGCGCTTTTACGCCGTAATTCGGGAAATGCGGGCGCTTCAGGCAAAACGCTGGCCTATAAGGGGCTCACCCTTAATCCCTCCACCTACGAGGTTTATCTGAATGGACAGCCCCTGTCACTGACAAAGAGGGAATATAAAATTTTAGAGCTTCTGATGCAGAACCCACAGCGTGTTTTTTCCAAAAATGTTATCTACGAAACCGTCTGGGACGATCTATTCCTCGGCGAAGATAACGCCATCAACGTGCATATCAGCAATCTCCGCCAGAAGCTGGCGAAAATTGACCCCGATGAAGCTTATATCCAAACGGTCTGGGGCATCGGTTTTAAAATGAAATAG